The following are encoded in a window of Microcaecilia unicolor chromosome 14, aMicUni1.1, whole genome shotgun sequence genomic DNA:
- the LOC115457464 gene encoding hepatocyte nuclear factor 6-like: protein MNVQLALENTGDMTSHDQELRTLHSSLPRASLVSSMASVLDGGDYPRPEHHLATSLHPGLGFEGDCPAGPVNSYTTLTPLQPLHDKFHQHHQCLPVGNVIGSFTLMREERSLGPSSNFYTHYHKDITMGQSLSSLPSPNLTSVHSYGHSNGHLVSEKMVTSNSFDGHSPMFGRMDQHFSRELSPPPSSSLGSPNNLSQHPYGHHRPEINCRQNPPLSSQTNVLAGQLEEINTKEVAQRIIAELKRYSIPQAIFAERVLCRSQGTLSDLLRNPKPWSKLKSGRETFKRMWRWLQEPEFQRMAVLRLEACKRKEQEQSKAERNHGPKRHRLVFTDIQRRTLHAIFHENQRPSKELQITIAQQLGLELSTVSNFFMNARRRSLDKWMDEGPGRPLPLAPHTPSTSSAITCTKA, encoded by the exons ATGAATGTCCAGTTGGCTTTGGAAAACACTGGTGACATGACCAGCCATGATCAGGAGCTGAGAACTTTGCATTCCTCCTTGCCCAGGGCTTCCCTCGTCTCCAGCATGGCCTCGGTGTTGGATGGCGGTGACTACCCCCGGCCCGAGCATCATTTGGCTACCTCTTTGCACCCGGGGCTCGGCTTTGAAGGTGATTGTCCCGCGGGACCGGTCAATAGCTACACAACCTTGACTCCCCTCCAGCCCTTGCACGACAAGTTTCACCAGCACCACCAATGTCTACCTGTTGGCAATGTGATTGGGAGCTTTACTCtaatgagagaggagaggagtcTGGGACCCTCTAGTAACTTTTACACCCACTATCACAAAGATATAACCATGGGGCAGAGCTTGTCTTCTTTACCTAGCCCTAACTTGACAAGCGTGCATAGCTATGGACATTCCAATGGACATTTAGTCAGCGAAAAGATGGTGACCTCCAACAGCTTTGACGGCCATTCTCCAATGTTTGGTAGGATGGATCAGCACTTTTCTAGGGAACTGTCCCCACCTCCAAGCTCCAGCCTGGGGTCCCCCAACAACTTGAGCCAGCACCCCTACGGCCATCATAGGCCTGAAATAAACTGCAGGCAGAACCCTCCGTTGTCCTCCCAAACCAACGTGCTCGCTGGTCAGCTGGAAGAAATCAACACCAAAGAAGTGGCCCAACGAATAATCGCAGAGCTGAAACGATACAGCATCCCTCAGGCCATCTTTGCGGAGAGAGTCCTATGCAGGTCTCAAGGAACCTTATCGGATCTCCTGAGGAACCCAAAACCTTGGAGCAAGCTCAAATCGGGAAGAGAGACCTTCAAAAGGATGTGGCGGTGGCTTCAAGAGCCCGAATTTCAGAGGATGGCCGTTTTAAGGTTAGAAG CCTGCAAAAGGAAAGAGCAAGAGCAAAGCAAGGCCGAAAGAAATCACGGGCCGAAGCGGCATCGGCTGGTCTTCACCGACATTCAACGCCGCACGTTGCATGCCATCTTTCACGAGAACCAACGGCCCTCTAAGGAGCTGCAGATCACCATAGCTCAGCAGCTGGGCCTGGAGCTTTCCACTGTCAGTAACTTCTTCATGAACGCACGCCGACGCAGCCTGGACAAGTGGATGGATGAGGGCCCCGGCCGGCCCCTTCCCTTGGCACCCCACACGCCCAGCACCTCCTCGGCCATCACATGCACCAAAGCTTGA